One region of Quercus lobata isolate SW786 chromosome 2, ValleyOak3.0 Primary Assembly, whole genome shotgun sequence genomic DNA includes:
- the LOC115973837 gene encoding uncharacterized protein LOC115973837 has product MTTVPTVGSGGPAMEVNCEELEKVLVGSDPETFFQIGSELPPQEKSTLTAFLRQNLDVFAWDPYEAPGVDPDFICHRLNVNPAVTPKRGIEANPDQIRAIHNLQPPRNPKEVQKLTGMIAALNRFISRLADRCKPFFLLLHKWKGFEWNEDCAVAFQQLKEYLARPPIMSSPNADEVLFAYIAVALHAVSLVLIREDNGTQRPVYYISKSLQEAETRYLPLEKAILAVVQVTRKLPHYFQAHTMVVLTQLPIKSVLRSADYTSRIAKWGTILGAFDIRYMPRIVVKGQVLADLIAEFAEPTLEEQNVAGPLGADEKMISTVSQHENTWWKAHVDGAANQRGSGLGLVLLSPEGITIEKSLRLGFAATNNEAEYEALLEGMGMIRRLGGKFVDMFSDSRLIVGQINGDMEAKDERMQEYLVRVKHLQTQFRHFRLMHVPRSRNTHADSFTTLATSSAQPLPRVILVEEILRPSTERANGIGIHNIRAGPSWMDPIVLYLKHDTLPDDKIEAGKIKRKATRFWLSEDSKLYRRSFSGPYLLCVHPEAAELVLEELHERICGSHTGDRQ; this is encoded by the exons atgaCTACGGTCCCAACTGTGGGCAGTGGAGGACCAGCCATGGAGGTGAATTGTGAGGAGTTGGAGAAAGTACTTGTCGGATCTGACCCTGAGACGTTTTTTCAAATTGGCTCGGAATTGCCGCCCCAAGAGAAGTCAACGCTGACTGCCTTCCTCCGACAGAATTTAGACGTGTTTGCTTGGGACCCCTATGAGGCCCCCGGGGTCGACCCAGATTTCATCTGCCACCGCCTTAATGTGAACCCGGCCGTAACACCTAAGAG AGGCATTGAggctaaccccgaccaaataAGAGCCATCCATAActtgcagcctcctcggaaccCTAAAGAAGTCCAGAAGCTTACTGGTATGATAGCAgctttaaaccgtttcatctcACGCTTAGCAGATAGATGCAAGCCATTCTTTCTCCTATTacacaagtggaaaggatttgagtggaaTGAAGACTGCGCTGTAGCTTTCCAACAATTAAAGGAGTACCTCGCCCGACCACCAATTATGTCCAGTCCAAATGCCGAcgaggttttgtttgcctacatTGCGGTAGCCTTGCATGCAGTGAGCTTGGTGCTAATCCGAGAAGACAACGGCACACAGCGACCAGTCTATTACATTAGTAAATCACTGCAGGAGGCAGAAACACGTTATCTTCCCCTCGAGAAGGCTATCTTGGCTGTTGTGCAGGTCACTCGAAAGCTTCCACATTACTTTCAAGCGCACACTATGGTGGTGCTGACACAACTCCCCATAAAATCTGTCCTACGTAGCGCCGATTACACAAGCAGAATTGCAAAGTGGGGAACGATCTTGGGCGCTTTCGATATTAGGTACATGCCTCGTATTGTTGTAAAGGGCCAGGTCCTTGCTGACCTAATAGCAGAGTTTGCGGAGCCCACGCTAGAGGAACAAAACGTGGCGGGACCTCTAGGGGCTGATGAGAAGATGATCAGCACGGTCTCCCAGCATGAAAACACCTGGTGGAAAGCGCACGTCGATGGCGCAGCgaaccaaaggggctcagggTTAGGACTTGTCCTGCTCTCACCTGAAGGGATAACCATAGAGAAGTCATTGAGACTCGGGTTTGCagccacgaataacgaagccgaatacgaGGCGCTATTGGAAGGAATGGGAATGATCCGGAGGTTGGGGGGAAAATTCGTAGACATGTTCTCGGATTCAAGACTTATTGTGGGGCAGATAAATGGGGACATGGAAGCAAAGgacgaaagaatgcaagagtatctagtTCGGGTTAAGCACCTGCAGACCCAATTTCGTCACTTCCGCCTGATGCACGTACCCAGAAGTAGGAACACTCATGCTGATTCTTTCACGACGttggctacctcctcggctcaaCCCCTACCCCGAGTCATTCTGGTAGAAGAGATCCTCCGTCCATCAACAGAGAGGGCAAATGGGATTGGAATACATAACATCAGGGCAGGaccgagctggatggaccctatcgTTCTATACTTAAAGCATGATACCTTGCCAGACGATAAAATTGAGGCTGGCAAAATCAAGAGAAAGGCTACTCGATTCTGGTTATCGGAGGACTCCAAGCTTTACAGACGCTCGTTTTCAGGGCCGTATTTGCTATGTGTGCACCCAGAGGCTGCAGAACTCGTCCTGGAGGAGTTACATGAACGAATTTGCGGAAGTCACACGGGGGATAGGCAATAA
- the LOC115973838 gene encoding uncharacterized protein LOC115973838, with the protein MAMRWFDSLQLNSIDSFKQLTQAFGSRFITSTRVPRPLDSLLSLSMREGETLKAYSDRYWEMYNEIEIEGKYDDVAISTFKRGLPTEHGLRKSLTGKPVTSVRQLMDRIDKYKRVEEDQQMGKGKAKVVPQERRDFRSERFNNSNRPRRDYVEQSGSTRAQAVHAVFREPLHKILEKVKYEPFF; encoded by the coding sequence atggcgatgagatggttcgattCCCTCCAGctgaattccatagattcctttaaacagcTGACGCAGGCTTTTGGTTCCCGTTTCATCACCAGTACtagagtccctcggcccctcgattccctcctatccttgtccatgcgggAAGGAGAGACACTAAAGGCctactcggatagatactgggaaatgtataatgagatCGAAATCGAAGGGAAATATGATGATGTCGCCATCAGTACGTTCAAAAGGGGCTTGCCGACCGAACACggcttaagaaagtccctcactggAAAGCCGGTCACCAGCGTGCGCCAGCTCATGGAccgaattgacaagtacaaaagggtcgaggaggaccagCAGATGGGGAAGGGTAAGGCGAAGGtcgtccctcaggagaggagggacttcaggtcggaacgaTTTAACAACAGTAACAGGCCGAGAAGGGACTATGTAGAGCAGTCCGGATCTACTAGGGCTCaggcagtccatgctgtgttccgagaacctCTTCACAAAATCCTGGAGAAGGTGAAGTATGAGCCTTTCTTTtag